gctcagccaaccATAGACTAGTTTCCTGGCCATCTATCGTGGAACTAtatctcccatgatgctcagccaaccATAGACTAGTTTCCTGGCCATCTATCGTGGAACTAtatctcccatgatgctcagccaaccATAGACTAGTTTCCTGGCCACCTATCGTGAAACTAtatctcccatgatgctcagccagccataGACTAGTTTCCTTTGATTCTGCTGGCTGAGGATCATTGCTGGCCTGGCGATGCTCGGTGGCCCCCGGTACTTTTAAGTCTGGCGCCCGCCTAATGACGCCAGAGCCAAAAACAGCTGGATATGTATGGCTGCATGCCACTTTTTTCTGCCTGTGTTGTCCCGGGATGCagaggatgatgggaattgtagttcctCAAGAGCTCCCTTAAATATGTACACCTGGAAATAcgacgacacccaaacatacacatacactgacctacAGAAAAGCTTGAAAAGCATGTcatgctttaaataaaaataatatttataaatatatatatttgtatagagttataaaatattgttaGATCAGAGTAATAACGGCGGTGAAAGGAGGAGGTGGGATGGAGAAAACCCTATTATTCCTAATAATCTGTTATAAATCATTCTTAGAAATAAAAGGGAATGGCGgcaaaacacaaacattcaAATACTCCTTATATTGGTAATGAAGTGCCATCAAtgcttttttaagaaaaaaatagggaTTTTGAATGGATGAATTCTAAAATATCCTTCATTAATGCACAAGACCTGTTTTAATATAATCGACTTGATCTAAATAAATTCTTGAAGCGGACCCGTCagtagaaaaaaacatgttaacatTGTCAAGAGATCAGGAGTAAGttttaaagataaaatacatttacatttcctTTGTCTTCTCTTGAGAAGATTGTGCGTCCcgaaattttatttattttcccaaaatgTTTAAACGCTAAGgtttttttgaggtttttttgaGGTAAAATAGACACTTTAAGCTTGTCCACCTGCTGGTCTAAAGAGGATcgtccaccattttttttatttctagtatCAGATTAGAAATgagttttcaaaatgttttgaaaaaaaatttagtttttgCAGAATATGGCTGAATATTGGCCATTTCTATGAATTTTCGCTCTGTCATCTGAACCCAATCTAGTAGACAAAGACCCCgattccttatcatactgctttATGGTAAGAATCTGGTTAGAATTGCTCAATTTCAATCCAATAGACAATGGCACTGACTAAGGAGAGTTTGTAGAAGAATGACCTTCATCAGaggaggacttcattagcattaccataaagcatcagctctgTGTGGTGTTTGGCATCAGTGGTGTGACTTTCAATACATCTGATGTATTATATTGGGGGGAAACAAGTTCTTCTGGCAAAGAAGCTGAACCTGCTACTGTCTCACTTCAATGAAAAAACCTAAAGGTGGTCACTGAGCTGAAGTGCCTCCTCAAACATTATGTAGATCCAATGGAGGAGAGAGGACTATAGGCATTAGTGTGGACACGTAGAATCATGGAAGGAAGGTTTAATGACAGTCCTGCATCAAGAAAATGGGACACGTCACTTCAACCTTAGGGGAACACCCAACAAAAATTAAAGCTTCTTTGTATGACTAGATGAATGACACTTTTGGAACACAATTCTAAAGGCATCACGCCCAGCCGAGCATCTCTAGTCCACTGATCTGTCCTAACGTTAATGAGAAGGGGCTGAGTTATTTGAATCTGGCACCGGTAGATGCTGCTTGGGTCTGGAACATGGACAAACTGTAAAGTGCACAGAAGGACCAGCAGGTGGAGACACGCCGCTTCTAATCAAACTAAAGGGACAGCGAGGGCTCTATTTCCACTTGATACTCATCGCTAGGTAGGGAGGCATAGCCTGAAAAGGGTGGGGTGCTAATGCCCTCTCTGATAGGTTTTTTGGGGACCTCGTGGTTcatcatatgcattttcacCATATCTGACCCATCCTTAACATCATGCTTGGCGTCTATGGCTGCAAGTTCTGCTTTGGATAAGTGGTGGATGATTCCAGCTCCGAATGAATCACCCACTACATTGATAGATGTTCTCATGCGGTCtctaggaaaataaaaacaaatccaaCACTGTCATCACACTCCCAAAAACGGGTTCAAGTAAATCTATATGATGGAGTATGTCTTGCATATATGTTCTCATCCATTTATTATGAATTGTTCGCAGTCATAAATTTCGGGTTATTATgactataaaaacaaataagtaGGTCCCTGAGTATTTACGTGTATGAAATGATAGGGTGAAATACTTACAGCAACCAATCCACTGCTATCAACAGACTTATATCCTGAGTTGGGAGTCCCACAGCTGTTAAGATGAGTAACATTGTGACAAGGCCAGCGCTGGGTATACTTGCTGCCCCAACACTGGCCAACGTGGCCGTCAGGCTACCAAAGAAGACAAGGTATGATGAACAAACTATagagaacctttttttttaaaaaaactgctgTTCTAGCCTATGATTTAAGGAGATAACTTACCTCACTGTGGCTATCTGACCAGCGTCCAGAGACACGTCATTCATCTGTGCAATAAAGATGGCGGCCACTGCCTCATAGAGGGCCGTGCCATCCATGTTTATGGTGGCTCCGATAGGCAGAACAAAACGGGTAACACGCTTGTCTATTTTGAGGTTTTCTTCCAGACAGCGGAAAGTCACAGGGAGGGTCCCAGCACTGAAATATCAAACGTAGTATTACTATAAACATTGGTCATTGCTTTGTAGatatgctttttttgtttcccttAAATAAAATTTACGAAATAGATCGAAAATAATTGAGTCTTTCTTGCATCTGATGAAGACCCAACTGACATGGTCAGAGATCTGGAACTTAGGGAATGGATTGCTGAGAAGACTAATCCTAGTATCCTCAACAGTGGAAATTGGGAGAGACCCAGCCAGTGGTGACCAACACAACTGGTTTGAAGCTCTTGTTGAAAATGATGGGCGTATCTGCTTGACGTTTGAACTTGGTCGTCAGCTGGCAGTGGTTTGTTCCTCAATTTCTCTGGTGATTAATATGGATTAGTGGTCTGTTTAGTCACAGCTGCGGTTTGTGGTCACCTTGCCAATGTTATAGTTGGATTACATATTGTTCATACTCCACATCTCTTTCATATTACATgttaatatgttattatatgttatttcaTGTTGTTCTGGAAGGGATTAGTGATTTAAGGCTTTTGATGCTTTAAATTCTAGATTACAAATCTAAAAAACTGGAATCCtcaataatgaataatgaactAACATCTcctttttgagtgttttgaagATTAATCTTTCTTCTGATTAGTGGTCTATTTACCTTCGGCACTCACCTAGGCCTAATCCTGGCCACCCCCTCCACTGGACTGTCCTTACTTCTAGGCATTGGGATATGATTTCgtattatacagtataaatcACAGAAATGACACAGATTACCTTGAAGCCGTCCCTAGAGCGGTGATCCAAGCCTGAAATATGCCGGCATAGAATGAGAAGggatttttctttgtaattgagaaaaatatgagCGGTAATATCATCCCTCCGTGAATAACTAGGCCCACTATGACGGTGATCATGTACATTCCCAATTGTCTGGCCACTGTCTCGAGGTCCTTGATAGCTGCAATCTTTCCACAGATGAGAGATGCAATGCCCAGCGGCGAatacctaaaataaataaatacaatataggtAAGACGACAACGTTAAAACAATGTTCTTTAAATCATGATCTGGCCAAAGTTATCTCTAGAACAATATGTGTTATGCAGAATAAATAACGCGCCACTAATATGTTTTCCTCCTGGCTAAAAGTCTTGGAAAGCAGCTGGTAGTTTTGAAGTTACAGTCTGCTTTCTCTGCCCAGGGGTCACGGGCCACGAACCGTAATCCAGCTGGTGACAGCAGTTTTAGAGACATTTGCCTGCCGAGCAGcccacagaaacatagaatttgatggcagaagGACCATTTCGCCCGTCTACTTTGCCCATTGTTCCTGATGTAGAGGttcggaccttaatcagtcgttagtctcatcttagattcaggagccgtatgtctatcccaggcATGGTTAtattccctcactgcattaccctctatgacttctgatggaaggctgttccacttatctaccaccctctgcaTAAAGTTACATTTCCTTACATTAGATTCTATCGGCTGAGCCATCAACACACAATTGGAACTTAAAGCGAGCTGGGACAAAGAATATGGTgcatcttaataaataaatacacggTTCTCCAAAAGGTCTTCTTCTATTTTAAAACAACTTTGACTTATTCTAGATAATCAGTTGTGTGACTCCCTTGTTCCCAGTTCCCAGAGTTCAACATTCTTTGTGTCATTCCTGGTGACACTGCGGAAACTGTCAACGTGACCTCGTATGCATCCAGCTAATTAACAATTAGATATCTTCACAAGAAGTAGAGCTTGGTAACATCCTTCTGGACTTTGTCTcagacaaaaaaacatgatggtCTGCTACGTCCCTAAAACCTAtgatttttacaataaaatgtgtaggtaacgtttttttttcttaatactcACCACATTATGAAGCTGACCAATTTCATAATAATTTCATTAAGGATGTTAAAGAAATCGGCCATTAACTTGGCTTGGTCTCCCATCTTTCCCATTGAGATTCCGAATGCGATAAAGAAACCTATGAGGCCTTGGTAAAAGATTAAAACCGAGACACATTAGCACTGGCGTACATGATTCATTATACGTAAACAGTCCGTTTGGAGGACGTATATTGGATAAAACGGTCCTGTGatcaaacaaacataaaactcCAAATTATTTCAGTAAGGATACAAAGTTAGCTTTTTTACACTAGCTGTTTTTGTTAATGCTCCACATAACGTAAGCGCAGAGGAAAGGCTAAACCAGATGGCCTAAGGTGGCAGGTCGGGGAGCGTCAATCCCCCTGCCGATACACCCAGGTGGGCCACtactcaatgggccggttataAAGACAGATCTCTGGTCTTTCCAACTGGCCTCCATAGACAAGGCCGGattaattgctttttttccctctgcttTTTGCCCCTTGCAATCTTTTGCCCTATCTCTTTTTTTCCACGTCCATTGCCAACATATTTTCTTCCCACTTTCTatcttctttcccttttttcttttatctcgcttgtctgccttttacattttccatCGTCTTTCTCACCCCCTGCACATACATTTACAGACATGCCCACTTATAACTTATGCAGCTCTAGACAAGCTACTTGGCTATGGTTGGTGTCTTCTTCATTTGGTGTTGATGACCACATTCTATGAGACTctgaagaagaaagaaggaaggcATTCGATACATTGTCATTGGAACAAAGACAAGAAGAATCAGGGACGAATAAAGCTGCACAGAACATGCACAGAACATGGTCAAAGGTAGATTtcgtaaatatataaataaaaattcaaattttggggcTCTGCTGAAATTACCAATATGTACATTCAGCACACATCCAGCAAATACTATTCACAAGGACCTTTGTTAAGTATAGAATTGAGGTATTTTTTCTATCCAGGGTTCAAGGTTTAAAGATAATGACAATCACTAATAATCCAATTTTGTTACTCATTATATGTATATCCTCTGTGGCATTCATCTCTAGCAGCTGGCGGGCCTTGATGCCTAGCAAGCCTTACCTGCTGATCTCAATACCTATCTGTAGTACCGATGATTCTAGCTTCCAGTTTGAATTCTccaacatataatacatatacacacgctcGCCAACGTTTCTCTGCTCCATCTCTTACCAAGTACATTCATGCCTCCCTTGAACTCCAGCGTCTTCTGCGTCACCATGGTGGGTCCAGTGCTTGCTTCACTAAGGCTGCTATTAGTCTGAGATGCATTGCTTGAAGAACTAGTGATATTCAGAGGTCTAATTAGATCAAGAGGTGACAGAGGAGCAGGAACTTTCTTGGAAACTGTATGTATCTGAAGCGACATTagataatatgttttataagttCTAATACATAGCAGTGAACGCATTGCTAAAATGAACTCATCAACTTAAGgacatacaaatatttatacttAATTTATCTACGGGTACCATCTTGTAAAATTATGCTTCAATATATTTGTTTGCTTCAaactttttttatgattaagGAATCTTGATTTGAAAGATCTGTTTCGGGTCATGTTATTTTAGAAGAATGGAACATGTTATTCAAAGTAAACAGATATATACGGAAGTCATGCATGTTGTATCAGTTCTTTTGATTACATTGACCCATATGGATAAACAATTAGTATAAATAATAGCGAATAAACAGTGCAGATGAAAGTTATTTCTTGGGATGTGCTTTAAAATGCGTAGCATTTGTAAGAGTTGGTTTAAAAGAGACTTATACCATAGTAATAAGAAGATTCAGTAATGGTCAAACATGTAGATGGTCAATGCAGGCAGAAAGTAAAGGGAGAAACAGCCCAAGTAAGTTTAGAAAAAGTCAAACAGGAACCGTTAATCCCAACActcaaaaatgttaataatcgTTACTGTTTCTTATTTGGACAGTTTTTTAAGTCAAGTACTGGATTTGTAAGGTTAGTCAACTGAGGTGCCCTTCACACACAAATAATTTTTCTATTATGGGGTGAAACCCTAACAGTAAAGTAccccatttcaggtatcttcaAGTTATCATAGACCTCTTTCTTAGCATTTCATTTTCATGTAATTTACCCTGGTAAACTTAATCCCCTAATTTTCTCATTGACACATCATAGTATTCTACCACTTCATGTAATATAAAGTTGGAACAATAAGGGAAAATAAGTTCTATCCCCCTTGTCAGGAGACTATCGGATACTACGCAGGGAATTTTGGAGATGATCAGAATTGGACACCACTCCATCCATGAAAGTCTACCCCGAAGATCTGGTAGGCAGTGGTGATTGCTGGAGTCTccattatttaacatacctgttGAAAACACGCTTGTACCAAATTTTCAGGAAACAGATTTCGGATAAGGTCCAGAAAGGCATCAATACTGGAAACTTCATCATTTTTGGTTGAGACAGAGACTTGCTTTTTAAGTTTGGGGTTCCCAGGGTGGATGGAGAGAACTAGAATGACTCCCAGCAAAGCAGCTAGGATTGTTGTTGACATGTAATAGACCATGGCGCGAGTGCCCATCCGTCCACTAGACTTAGCATCAAGACCAGCCAAACCtgttaataatataaagaaTTAATCCTAACTGGtggtacatattttttatagtaggATTAATGTATATTCCATCCTTGGTGCTTTCTTATGTCCTGCGTCACATGATGCGGTTGGTTCTAGCCACATGGCCTTTAGAGTCCATAAAACATGGTAGATGTTGGAATTTGCAAAACAATTAAGGATTCCAACAAACATGGCAAATCATTATACAGTTCTAGAACTCTAGTCCTTTCCAAAGTTTGAGTAAATACTAAAGAACTTTCTATCCCAACTAGTGAGTAGGCTGGGTCTGACAAAGGATGATGAGAATTTGAGTCCACCATTGCTGGAGGGACAGTGGCTGATTATCTTGTTGATGATTATGATGTGGAGAGCATCGTCTTACATTGTTGGCTGTGGAGGTGGATTCTAAGTAGCCTAGCGGGAGATAGGAAGCCCATACCTCCTCTTACCTGATATTAAGCTGGAGATGATCAGAGGCAAGATCAGCATTTTCAGCATTCGCATGAGAATATCCCCCGGAAACGAAATCAAGATCAAAATATTCCCGTCCAGCGGTGGAAGCAGACGGAggagacacccaaacacagaaCCCAAAATCACACCTATAagatacagaaaaataataatccgTAATCGCCACTCATATCGTATGGTCTATGcttctcattaaaaaaataaacaatttctaacatattttaaatataagtaaaataaaacaaatcataatgtttttttaatgaggaTTCAACATAAAACAAATTGCAAGGTATATGGTGCTCTAGGCGATACTTTTAACAATAGTATGCTTAATATTGAATACATCTGTATTGATTATATAAgtaatactatatacacacacatatatatatagatgatatatatattcctgAAAAATGTTAGGGCATATGCATTCCTGGAGACTCTTTGCGTTTGACCTCTCCAGGTGGGGccttgcttccctgggtctccgagCTACTTTCGtccaagaaagaaaaatcattctCAACTAGCAAATTACTGTTCTGGTTTTATCATCTGTTAGACCTCAATTCAAGATTTATTGTCTTCAAAGAGAAGGTGAAAGTCTAgcatatctcctcttttttgTCTAAAGTTCAACAACAGACTTCTTGAAACCCTGATTTTCATCACATTCTTTACATATTTCCATATAGAACGTGCGTTATATGTAGTTGGGGATATTGAGGTAATAAATATGCAGGAAGGAAGGCGTTATGATACTGATGTTTGGAGTCCAAAAGATGGGTCAGCAGAGTCTTCCCCCAGAAGATACCCGGGTGGTTGAGCTCCTGAGCTGTTATGTTTAgatggatatatattttatatgcagaCACCAAACACAATTGAGGAGAGTAGGCCATCATATCCAGGCTTGTAGAGTCATGGTTACCAGAGCTTATGTTAAACCATGAAAAACAGGCTGGCGAAGTGGTAAGGATGAGGGCCCTCAACATGGAAATCAGGGTTCTGGTGAAATCTGTTCCTTACAGAAGGAATGAACAGCAGTTTGGAGGATTATACagcttttaattttctttccgtCGGTCAGTGACGTGCGAGGAACAATAAGACGTTAATGAGTTTTCACTAGCCCCTGCCATCATGTCGTCATGAGCCAGCGGATGCCGGAAATTCATCTGGCTTGGGCTAATCcgtatgtaatgtaatgaagaGAAGCAAAACTGGACATGGTAACAAGTAAGAATATGTCAAGAGGGGAATGTGGGGAGAAAATTGAATgcaaaaacaattttaataaagCTGGCGAGCCAAAGGGTCAGGCGGAAGATGGCATAACTGTGATGGGATTAAAAGGGAGACAATGATGAAGATAACGAGACAGGGGCTACCTAAAGATAGATAAAAGCAATATGGAAGAATGCAAAAATGAATAATCTTAACATATGGCATATAAGTAATGGCTATAGTgggtttttgggggggttatgtgGTATTTTTTGCCGCGTATATCAAATCTATATTGATAAAGTGAAAGTGTTAAAGTTAAAATGATGGACATCcgctaattttttttccatagcgTTGAAAACCCACGATCAAATTGATGAGTTTCTTTATCTTATCATGGTGTCTTGCGTGATTTTACCTGCTATGGTGAGGATTAAGAGAAGGTTTCTTCTCAGCCAGTTACAGTGCTGGATCCAACATGGTTTAGGCAGCTCCTCCAGGCTCATGTGATGCCCATCCGAAATCGGGACCTCAATGTGATTGGTCATCCTAGATTTCGAAGAGTCAACGGCAACAGCCAATGGTCACCCTGCAGAAGGGACAAttatgaaccaaaaaaaaaataactgtggGCAATGTTTACTGGGTATATTAACtatggggtgtattcactaattGTAGAACTGAAACGCGAGGGTAATTTTCCGTAATTAAAACACATAGAGCTTATTGGTATCATCTCTATGCATCCGCTTTCTTTTCTCACCTCCTTATCCATATTTATTGAAGGAGATGCATTCAAAGAAAGCAAAGTTCACACAGGAAGGCAGAACTGTTGGTTGTCATGGTCATGGACTTGGTAGCCCTTTTCGAAATGTTCCGGTACGGATTCCTCTGTGTTACCTTCACTTTCCTTATTAGCTGGGTTTTTTCGGTGTTATACACCACAAATTCaaagagggttcaaagacgggcaaccagagtaataaggggaatggaaggactgcagtacccagaaagattatcagaattagggttatttagtttggaaaaaagacggcttaggggggacttaataactatgtataaatatataagggggcagtacagagatcactcccaggacctatttatacccaggactgtatctataacaaggggacatcctctacggctggaggaaagaaggtttctacaccagcacagacgggggttctttacagtaagagcagtgagactatggaactctctgccagaggaagtggtaatggtaaactcaataaaagagtttaaaaggagcctggacgtgtttcttgaaagcaataatatcacaagttatggatagtagattaatagggacagaacgttgatccagggatttattctgattgccatatttggagtcgggaaggaattttccccctggtatggggcaattggcatctgcttcataagggttttttgccttcctctggatcaacacagtagggacacaatatgtatataggttgaacttgatggactttggtcttttttcaactttatgaactatgttactatgttactaaatAAACAGTATATTTTTCACAACGGTGAATTCTGTCCATAGGTGAACATACGAGCTCAATCAAAAATTGCTCCTCATGGTCCtacaattttttacatttctagtattacaataaaaaaaagcaattatttacaaaaaaaatgaggtttttggttttgaaataaATCTCGttctgtaataataaaatatttttccgacagctacatatatatatatgctatgttTTTTGCGTTTTATCTCTGTTTAACTCAGCCCGGTCTAGGTCTACTAAACACCTGACTGTTTATTATACTGAATTCTGGTAAttgtgaatatattttaaaaaaatgcagccGTAAACAAATGAATCatcaaataagttataacaaAGATCGTGTTGGGTCAATGAGGAGCTAAGCTGGTAATAATAACTAGGTTTGATTAAGAGGGTGCTGGCTACATACAAAGCCATCTGATTGTGAAACAATCTATTATTTACATAGGTTTGTCCTCGGAGTTAAATG
This window of the Spea bombifrons isolate aSpeBom1 chromosome 12, aSpeBom1.2.pri, whole genome shotgun sequence genome carries:
- the LOC128469942 gene encoding excitatory amino acid transporter 2-like, translating into MTNHIEVPISDGHHMSLEELPKPCWIQHCNWLRRNLLLILTIAGVILGSVFGCLLRLLPPLDGNILILISFPGDILMRMLKMLILPLIISSLISGLAGLDAKSSGRMGTRAMVYYMSTTILAALLGVILVLSIHPGNPKLKKQVSVSTKNDEVSSIDAFLDLIRNLFPENLVQACFQQIHTVSKKVPAPLSPLDLIRPLNITSSSSNASQTNSSLSEASTGPTMVTQKTLEFKGGMNVLGLIGFFIAFGISMGKMGDQAKLMADFFNILNEIIMKLVSFIMWYSPLGIASLICGKIAAIKDLETVARQLGMYMITVIVGLVIHGGMILPLIFFSITKKNPFSFYAGIFQAWITALGTASSAGTLPVTFRCLEENLKIDKRVTRFVLPIGATINMDGTALYEAVAAIFIAQMNDVSLDAGQIATVSLTATLASVGAASIPSAGLVTMLLILTAVGLPTQDISLLIAVDWLLDRMRTSINVVGDSFGAGIIHHLSKAELAAIDAKHDVKDGSDMVKMHMMNHEVPKKPIREGISTPPFSGYASLPSDEYQVEIEPSLSL